A stretch of Nonomuraea africana DNA encodes these proteins:
- a CDS encoding MinD/ParA family ATP-binding protein — MTETPSRLQKPTTTPEQFDQSIPLTAERLLTNRRPEPSSGWRRLVWQLSGRRYIPAESSAEVERRRLIAQAQTPVASGHHRIAVMSLKGGVGKTTTTAALGNTLASLRGDRVIAIDANPDRGTLGLKVKSETAATIRTLLAEAEHIVRYADARAFTSQSPARLEVLASDTDPAVSEAFDADDYRTVAALIERYYSICITDCGTGLLHGAMGATLDLADQIVLVSLVAVDGANSAAATLDWLTAHGHADLVKNAIVVLNAVEERCDVDVDLLEQHFGARCRTVIRVPYDPHLKEGAEVDLLRLRPTTAGAYLRLAAAAGQAFSLRSDRGH, encoded by the coding sequence ATGACGGAAACCCCTTCCAGGCTGCAGAAGCCGACGACCACGCCGGAGCAGTTCGACCAGTCCATCCCGCTCACCGCCGAGCGCCTGCTGACCAACAGGCGGCCCGAGCCCTCCTCAGGCTGGCGACGCCTGGTCTGGCAGCTGTCGGGCCGCAGGTACATCCCCGCCGAGTCGTCGGCCGAGGTGGAGCGGCGCAGGCTGATCGCGCAGGCGCAGACGCCGGTGGCCAGCGGGCACCACCGGATCGCGGTGATGAGCCTGAAGGGGGGCGTCGGCAAGACCACCACCACCGCCGCGCTCGGCAACACGCTCGCCTCGTTGCGCGGCGACAGGGTGATCGCCATCGACGCCAACCCCGACAGGGGAACGCTGGGCCTGAAGGTCAAGTCGGAGACCGCCGCCACTATCCGCACGCTGCTGGCCGAGGCCGAGCACATCGTCAGGTACGCCGACGCGCGGGCCTTCACCTCCCAGTCGCCCGCGCGCCTGGAGGTGCTCGCCTCCGACACCGACCCCGCCGTGAGCGAGGCGTTCGACGCAGACGACTACCGTACGGTCGCGGCGCTGATCGAGCGTTACTACTCGATCTGCATCACCGACTGCGGCACCGGTCTGCTGCACGGCGCCATGGGCGCGACGCTCGACCTGGCCGACCAGATCGTGCTGGTCAGCCTGGTCGCGGTGGACGGCGCGAACTCGGCCGCGGCCACGCTCGACTGGCTCACCGCGCACGGGCACGCCGACCTGGTGAAGAACGCCATCGTGGTGCTGAACGCGGTCGAGGAGCGCTGCGACGTCGACGTGGATCTGCTGGAGCAGCACTTCGGCGCCAGGTGCAGGACCGTGATCCGCGTGCCGTACGACCCGCACCTCAAGGAGGGTGCCGAGGTGGACCTGCTGCGGCTGCGGCCCACCACCGCGGGCGCGTACCTGCGCCTCGCCGCGGCCGCGGGGCAGGCGTTCAGCCTGCGCTCCGATCGGGGCCACTAG
- a CDS encoding glycoside hydrolase family 16 protein has translation MISRARSRLAVVGLVTVLCWSTSGFVGVARAAPCAQLDDRRGWGQPVWCAEFDDYLVPEEWAVYDSPGHAGNGRRSPGQLFLGNGSLFLYGTADGTTAGLAARYTQQYGRWETRIRLYPGAGSYHPVALLWPAGGGGGVKPNGGEEIDFLEVINDPERQRPNFFMHTPQGREEAHATLDMTTWHTYAVETSPEGVVGYIDDQEWFRSSAAVTTPMSACLQLDWFPGEGTAGDAWMEVDWLRIYALT, from the coding sequence ATGATCTCCAGAGCGCGTTCTCGCCTCGCGGTCGTCGGGCTGGTGACGGTGCTGTGCTGGAGCACGTCCGGCTTCGTCGGCGTCGCGCGGGCCGCGCCGTGCGCGCAACTCGACGACCGGCGCGGGTGGGGCCAGCCCGTCTGGTGCGCGGAGTTCGACGACTACCTCGTTCCTGAGGAGTGGGCCGTCTACGACTCACCGGGCCACGCGGGCAACGGCCGCCGCTCGCCGGGCCAGCTGTTCCTCGGTAACGGCTCCCTCTTCCTGTACGGCACGGCCGACGGCACCACGGCCGGGCTCGCCGCCAGGTACACGCAGCAGTACGGGCGGTGGGAGACGCGCATCCGCCTCTACCCCGGCGCGGGCTCGTACCACCCGGTCGCGCTGCTGTGGCCGGCCGGTGGCGGCGGCGGCGTGAAACCGAACGGCGGCGAGGAGATCGACTTCCTCGAGGTGATCAACGACCCGGAGCGGCAGCGCCCGAACTTCTTCATGCACACGCCCCAGGGCAGGGAGGAGGCGCACGCGACCCTCGACATGACCACCTGGCACACCTACGCGGTGGAGACCTCCCCCGAGGGCGTGGTCGGCTACATCGACGACCAGGAGTGGTTCAGATCGTCGGCCGCCGTCACCACGCCGATGTCGGCCTGCCTGCAGCTCGACTGGTTCCCCGGCGAGGGAACCGCGGGCGATGCGTGGATGGAGGTCGACTGGCTGCGCATCTACGCCCTGACGTGA